The following are from one region of the Sorghum bicolor cultivar BTx623 chromosome 2, Sorghum_bicolor_NCBIv3, whole genome shotgun sequence genome:
- the LOC8057316 gene encoding putative E3 ubiquitin-protein ligase RF4: MGAAGNCSDPYRSHVGERDDTSSDIKLGPDFTAAQKQANPVSGDLSLIRVKLEQSLSSVQAFIAEHVSPKDIDLDWSKEVIVGLDGFRYVGCNDLRDVVLNSLHMFFKTAVDILSCQGHTEDAVVNAVRDSALCYQFDGPITKIVEHSRTLLQSGNRLVDRSYSENVDTVLHMLGLYFLCNASSLLKKYCPFFTLGDALWCILLCDMDISIARAAFAPMSGYGNGQSEGYAHSQSDLCEGRESVNELSEEYSCRDTESPALFEPPQPEAIEMTWSNFLTNYIVSLSFQKFGGKNQDAPSAQCENSPSVPRAVNKKETKGKRSKTNSMKSQKDSGKDLVVFKNIPQVKGIISKTSFRMLKENKTLTAFLASAHSTLAGTSEVASEKDSQTSMLVPTKPRSGPCSVKTGYSPAVVSIGSLSYPPSCSSNSSSSAMGKTEPRQRMEPDVVHFSLPNTPAEGFEFHFSREGLQTTWVPKDRKEELALKLVHRLGELKLEVQIWTDWANERVMQSTNRLINERTVLFSLKKDKTDFEESDVLTRKRLEETQRAIDSTSCELDRVNSLVQELTGKISLCRREKKAVQLQGEQADASLASIKSKKTESMNRLKSMETEKILLQEEIAAERSKLSKLLQSLEQARRDEDILTKRCQEGEKMKDALMKQVNFERTELERIETLGRAKSSHLLLKARNDQEWLQTSIKNLTQQIGEMSSRSKSPSITNFMGCPGFVIDSVQREQECAMCLEEEVSVVFLPCGHQVVCAGCNQRHRDGGMTECPSCRSPIKRRICARFADS; encoded by the exons ATGGGTGCTGCTGGCAATTGCAGCGACCCATACCGTTCACATGTTGGagaaagagatgacacaagtagTGACATAAAATTAGGTCCAGATTTTACTGCAGCTCAAAAGCAAGCAAATCCTGTCAGTGGTGATTTATCTTTGATTCGTGTGAAACTGGAGCAGTCATTGTCAAGTGTACAAGCATTCATTGCTGAGCATGTGAGTCCTAAGGATATTGATTTGGATTGGAGCAAGGAAGTGATTGTTGGGTTGGATGGCTTCAGATATGTAGGCTGCAATGACCTAAGAGATGTTGTACTGAATAGCTTGCACATGTTCTTCAAGACTGCAGTTGATATCTTATCCTGTCAAGGGCACACTGAGGATGCTGTTGTAAATGCTGTCAGGGACTCTGCACTCTGTTATCAGTTTGATGGACCTATCACTAAGATCGTTGAGCATTCACGCACATTGCTACAGAGTGGCAACCGTTTGGTTGATCGTTCCTACAGTGAGAATGTTGACACAGTTCTGCACATGTTGGGTTTGTATTTTCTTTGCAATGCATCAAGTTTGCTTAAGAAATACTGTCCATTTTTCACCTTGGGAGATGCATTGTGGTGCATTCTGCTGTGTGACATGGATATATCTATAGCTCGTGCAGCTTTTGCTCCCATGAGTGGTTATGGGAATGGACAATCAGAAGGCTATGCTCATAGTCAAAGTGACTTATGTGAAGGTCGTGAGAGTGTAAATGAGTTATCAGAAGAATATAGTTGCAGGGACACAGAATCGCCTGCACTATTCGAGCCACCTCAACCTGAAGCCATAGAAATGACGTGGAGCAATTTTCTGACAAATTATATAGTTTCACTTTCATTTCAGAAGTTTGGAGGGAAAAACCAAGATGCTCCTTCGGCCCAATGTGAAAATTCTCCTTCAGTGCCTAGGGCTGTTAACAAAAAGGAAACTAAAGGCAAGCGTAGTAAGACAAATTCCATGAAATCTCAGAAAGACTCAGGGAAGGATTTGGTAGTTTTCAAGAACATCCCACAAGTCAAGGGTATTATAAGTAAAACATCATTCAGAATGCTAAAAGAGAATAAAACATTAACAGCATTCCTTGCATCTGCGCATAGCACTTTGGCAGGCACTTCAGAGGTAGCCAGTGAAAAGGACTCACAAACATCCATGTTAGTTCCAACTAAACCTCGTTCTGGACCTTGCTCGGTCAAAACAGGATATTCTCCAGCAGTGGTTTCAATTGGATCACTTTCTTATCCTCCTAGCTGttcctccaactcatcatctagTGCAATGGGCAAGACAGAGCCTAGACAGCGAATGGAACCTGATGTTGTACACTTCTCTCTCCCAAATACTCCTGCAGAGGGCTTTGAATTTCATTTCTCACGTGAAGGCTTGCAGACCACTTGGGTTCCAAAAGATAGAAAAGAGGAGCTGGCTCTAAAACTAGTCCATCGCTTGGGTGAGTTAAAGCTGGAGGTGCAAATTTGGACAGATTGGGCTAATGAGAGGGTGATGCAGTCAACAAATAGGCTGATAAATGAAAGGACTGTACTTTTCTCTCTTAAAAAGGATAAGACAGACTTTGAAGAGTCTGATGTGTTGACAAGAAAGAGGCTTGAGGAGACACAAAGGGCAATAGACAGTACTTCTTGTGAGCTTGATCGTGTTAATTCCCTTGTCCAGGAGCTTACAGGTAAGATTTCGCTATGTCGGCGTGAGAAGAAAGCTGTCCAGCTACAGGGAGAGCAAGCTGATGCAAGTTTGGCTAGCATTAAAAGCAAGAAAACTGAGTCCATGAACAGACTGAAGTCCATGGAGACAGAGAAGATCCTTTTGCAGGAGGAGATTGCTGCTGAAAGGAGTAAACTATCCAAGCTTCTGCAAAGTCTTGAGCAAGCTAGAAGAGATGAAGACATATTAACG AAAAGGTGCCAGGAAGGAGAGAAGATGAAAGATGCACTTATGAAGCAGGTTAACTTTGAAAGAACTGAGCTTGAGAGGATTGAGACATTAGGAAGAGCAAAGTCTAGCCATCTGTTGCTGAAAGCGCGCAACGACCAGGAATGGCTGCAGACCAGTATCAAGAATCTGACACAGCAGATAGGTGAAATGTCTAGCAGAAGCAAGTCTCCAAGCATCACAAACTTCATGGGCTGTCCAGGTTTTGTGATCGATTCTGTACAGAGGGAGCAAGAATGCGCCATGTGCTTGGAAGAGGAGGTTTCGGTGGTTTTCCTCCCATGCGGGCATCAGGTTGTTTGTGCAGGCTGCAACCAACGCCATCGAGATGGTGGCATGACCGAATGCCCATCCTGCAGATCTCCCATAAAGCGTAGGATCTGTGCTCGCTTTGCCGACAGTTAA